A region from the Methylocystis iwaonis genome encodes:
- the fliF gene encoding flagellar basal-body MS-ring/collar protein FliF, whose translation MEQVSLVLDNLKSLGSKKLAALALVFGLIVSVVLAGTYYLSRPNEETLYAGLDRDDVSRIGAALKEMGVTFDVNPEGTAVLVPYGQTGRARMLLAERGLPQSANAGYELFDKVGALGLTSFMQEVTRVRAIEGELARTIQSMRGVKAARVHIVMPDEGSFRRAKQPPSASVVIRTEGPDDSSAAHAIRHLVASAMPGMSIDQVTVLNTDGMILSATDGDPSEAVPTKTLALEKSVAKDIQDNVRRTLTPYLRLPNFQVSVRARVNTDRRQTNETIYDPESKVERSTRTVKESSLSQNASNSSPTTVERNVPQPPQQSGDGKQSNDENKKHEELTNYEVSTKTVTTVSGGYTVENLAIAVLINRAALAEAGKPAPSADVIERQVKEIEQIVASAAGVRKERGDVLKVSAVEFTFNEHEMNPVESPGIIETLSHYFGTMINAATMLAITAALVIFGLMPATRALLAEAPQVNSLQSSPLLGIESEAAGDEDEGLLPQMNAPTLAFDSDLEPFAGIGGMGRVSSRQKLEQLIEIDEMQAASVLKRWMRSDEAA comes from the coding sequence ATGGAACAAGTGTCGCTCGTCTTGGACAATCTAAAGAGCCTCGGAAGCAAGAAGCTGGCGGCTCTCGCATTGGTGTTCGGCTTGATTGTCAGCGTCGTGCTGGCCGGGACCTATTATCTGTCGCGGCCCAACGAAGAGACCCTCTACGCCGGCCTCGATCGCGACGACGTGAGCAGGATCGGCGCCGCTTTGAAGGAGATGGGCGTCACATTCGACGTCAATCCGGAGGGCACCGCCGTTCTGGTCCCTTATGGACAGACGGGCCGCGCGCGCATGCTGTTGGCCGAGCGCGGCCTGCCGCAGAGCGCCAACGCTGGATATGAGCTGTTCGACAAGGTCGGCGCTCTGGGCCTGACGTCTTTCATGCAGGAGGTCACGCGCGTTCGAGCGATCGAAGGGGAGCTTGCTCGAACCATCCAGTCGATGCGAGGCGTGAAGGCCGCGCGCGTCCATATCGTCATGCCCGACGAAGGTTCGTTCCGCCGCGCCAAACAACCCCCTTCTGCATCGGTTGTGATACGGACCGAAGGTCCGGACGATTCGAGCGCCGCGCATGCCATTCGCCATCTGGTGGCCTCTGCGATGCCCGGCATGTCGATCGATCAAGTCACGGTGCTCAACACCGATGGAATGATCCTCTCCGCCACAGACGGCGATCCGTCGGAAGCCGTTCCGACCAAAACGCTGGCGCTCGAGAAAAGCGTCGCAAAAGACATTCAGGACAATGTTCGGCGCACATTGACGCCCTATCTGCGTCTTCCAAATTTTCAAGTAAGCGTGCGTGCGCGGGTGAATACCGACCGCCGCCAAACAAATGAGACGATCTACGACCCCGAGTCGAAGGTCGAGCGTTCGACGCGCACGGTGAAGGAGTCATCGCTTTCGCAAAACGCCAGCAACTCGTCGCCCACAACTGTTGAAAGAAACGTCCCGCAACCGCCGCAACAAAGCGGAGACGGAAAGCAATCCAACGACGAAAACAAAAAGCACGAGGAACTGACCAATTACGAGGTTTCGACGAAGACCGTCACGACGGTCAGCGGCGGTTACACGGTTGAAAATCTGGCGATCGCGGTTTTGATCAACCGGGCGGCTCTGGCGGAGGCAGGCAAGCCGGCGCCGAGCGCGGATGTGATCGAGCGGCAGGTGAAGGAAATCGAGCAGATCGTGGCGTCCGCCGCTGGCGTCAGAAAAGAGCGGGGCGACGTCCTGAAGGTTTCGGCCGTCGAGTTCACCTTCAATGAGCACGAGATGAACCCGGTCGAGTCGCCTGGGATCATCGAGACTCTGAGCCACTACTTTGGCACGATGATCAACGCGGCCACGATGCTCGCGATCACCGCAGCCCTCGTCATCTTCGGCCTCATGCCGGCAACGCGCGCCCTCCTCGCCGAAGCGCCCCAGGTCAATTCCCTTCAGTCTTCTCCATTGCTCGGAATTGAAAGTGAAGCAGCGGGAGACGAGGATGAAGGTCTGCTCCCGCAGATGAACGCGCCGACTCTGGCGTTCGACTCTGATCTCGAACCCTTCGCCGGAATTGGGGGAATGGGCCGCGTCTCGTCGCGCCAAAAGCTGGAGCAGCTCATCGAAATAGATGAAATGCAGGCGGCTTCGGTTCTGAAACGGTGGATGCGATCGGATGAAGCGGCATGA
- a CDS encoding flagellin has translation MSSILTNPSSLLALQMLRSTQMSLGDAQREISTGLKVSAASDNASTWAIATTMGSDQGVTSVLHDSLGESVSILAVASGAVTSAISVMDSIKDAVVQAQTPGADLDKIGSYLTQLGQQLSSIVASASLMGLNLLDGSTAAAGKVSFITSYKNNGGAAPSQTGTIDLSTTALVSAGAGLLESAQAIGAVTATDFTNLNATNIGSAVVADTLSNADLVIAKLADYASQIGAVQSRVSLQITFVQSLHDALKTGISSLVDADMNEVSTRLQALQTRQQLGVQSVSIANQNSQLIMKLFQ, from the coding sequence ATGTCCAGCATTTTGACTAATCCTTCGTCCTTGCTTGCGCTTCAAATGCTGCGTTCGACCCAGATGTCCCTTGGCGACGCCCAAAGGGAAATTTCCACCGGCCTCAAAGTTTCCGCGGCCTCGGATAACGCCTCGACATGGGCGATCGCCACAACCATGGGCTCGGATCAAGGCGTCACCAGCGTGCTGCACGACTCCTTGGGCGAAAGCGTCTCGATTCTGGCCGTAGCCTCTGGTGCGGTGACCAGCGCTATCTCGGTCATGGACAGCATCAAGGACGCTGTCGTGCAGGCTCAGACGCCCGGGGCGGACCTCGATAAGATTGGCTCCTACCTCACTCAGCTTGGCCAGCAGTTGTCGAGCATTGTCGCTTCTGCGTCGCTCATGGGCCTCAATCTGCTCGACGGTTCGACCGCCGCGGCCGGAAAGGTGAGCTTCATTACGTCCTACAAGAACAATGGCGGCGCCGCGCCGTCTCAAACCGGCACGATCGACTTGTCCACGACGGCCCTCGTCAGCGCCGGCGCGGGGTTGCTGGAATCGGCGCAAGCGATCGGCGCCGTCACGGCGACCGACTTCACCAACCTCAACGCCACGAATATCGGTTCGGCCGTTGTCGCCGACACGCTTTCCAACGCGGATTTGGTCATCGCCAAGCTGGCCGATTACGCCTCGCAGATCGGCGCAGTGCAGTCGCGAGTCTCGTTGCAAATAACATTCGTGCAATCGCTCCACGACGCGCTGAAGACGGGAATCAGCTCTCTTGTGGACGCGGATATGAACGAAGTCTCGACGCGACTCCAAGCGCTTCAGACCCGGCAACAGCTTGGCGTTCAATCCGTATCGATCGCCAACCAAAACTCCCAGCTCATCATGAAGCTGTTCCAATAA
- a CDS encoding flagellin → MSSINTNPSAITALQSLRNTQNSLSVAQKQISTGLKISSASDNASTWSIAETMKSDKGVMSTLSDSLNFAGSTLNVAANALTGAISVVNSIKDTVAQALTPGADLAKIGTKLAQLGQQLSSVVSSASITGINMLDGSTTTTVAGGAVPGVNFTASYKNNSGAAASSVGFISLATTDLTNAGGTGILQAATAVGSTATTNFTSLSAADVAAGTVADTLSNVDKVIADLTTYASQIGAVQSRVASQAAFVQSLNDALTSGVSSLVDADMNEVSTRLQALQTQQQLGVQSLSIANQNSQLILKLFQ, encoded by the coding sequence ATGTCGAGCATCAACACCAACCCGTCAGCCATCACCGCCTTGCAGTCTCTGCGCAACACGCAGAATTCGCTGAGCGTGGCCCAGAAGCAAATTTCGACCGGTCTGAAAATCTCCAGCGCCTCCGACAACGCCTCGACTTGGTCGATCGCCGAAACGATGAAGTCGGACAAGGGCGTGATGTCCACGCTGAGCGACTCGCTGAATTTCGCCGGTTCGACGCTGAACGTCGCCGCCAATGCGCTGACCGGCGCGATCTCGGTCGTGAACAGCATCAAGGACACTGTCGCCCAGGCCCTGACGCCCGGCGCTGACCTCGCCAAAATCGGCACCAAGCTCGCTCAGCTCGGCCAGCAGCTCTCGAGCGTCGTCTCTTCGGCGAGCATCACCGGCATTAATATGCTGGATGGCTCGACGACGACCACTGTTGCGGGCGGCGCGGTACCTGGCGTGAACTTCACTGCCTCCTATAAGAATAACAGCGGCGCCGCTGCGTCCAGCGTGGGCTTCATCTCCCTTGCCACGACGGATCTCACCAACGCTGGCGGCACCGGCATTCTGCAAGCCGCGACGGCGGTCGGCTCGACCGCGACGACCAACTTCACGAGCCTCAGCGCCGCCGACGTGGCCGCGGGCACCGTGGCGGACACGCTGTCCAATGTCGATAAGGTGATCGCTGATCTGACCACCTACGCCTCGCAGATCGGCGCCGTTCAGTCGCGCGTCGCCTCGCAGGCGGCCTTCGTTCAGTCGCTGAATGACGCTTTGACCTCGGGCGTGAGCTCGCTCGTCGACGCCGACATGAACGAGGTTTCGACGCGCCTGCAAGCGCTCCAGACCCAGCAGCAGCTCGGCGTTCAGTCTCTCTCGATCGCCAACCAGAACTCGCAGCTGATTCTCAAGCTGTTCCAGTAA